A genomic window from Dechloromonas sp. A34 includes:
- a CDS encoding HAMP domain-containing sensor histidine kinase gives MKRLQALLGWPVPSRLFWKIFLSLWLAIAAITFCVDFVVDAMFQSELRQSPELSIGFRAELATTLLATTLRHADTEGARQLLMEWSGKRELPVLVVDALGRDILERPVPATALAQARAMLAKNPAAKSVQQVATANGEDLTLFVPLMMLPAVAPHQHVYRYAESSSVEVMAMALVSLLFAAGFTWYLYRPIRHLHLANRRFAAGDLDTRVGGLIGRRRDEIADLGRDFDDMASRLQSTIEEKTRLLHDVSHELRSPLARMQIALELARQTPAKTGEMLDRIAYEIERLDKTLGETLTLSRLKSVAALPDEECFDLVELLVDIVDDARFETGKSGRKIDLQATGDVLIAGRSELLRSAVENVIRNAILHTPEGSAVSIALGVAEPGQVTVSVADGGPGVPDDELETLFEPFVRGRRGDKARGYGLGLSIARHAIEAHGGQVSAKNIEGGGLCISMRLPITTLENGD, from the coding sequence GTGAAAAGACTGCAAGCCCTGCTCGGCTGGCCGGTGCCGAGCCGGCTATTCTGGAAGATTTTTTTGTCGCTCTGGCTGGCCATCGCCGCCATTACCTTTTGCGTGGATTTTGTCGTCGACGCGATGTTCCAGTCGGAACTTCGCCAATCCCCCGAACTGTCGATCGGTTTTCGCGCCGAACTAGCCACCACACTGCTTGCAACCACTCTGCGCCACGCCGATACCGAGGGGGCGCGCCAGCTATTGATGGAGTGGTCGGGCAAGCGGGAACTGCCGGTACTGGTGGTCGATGCCCTGGGCCGGGATATTCTCGAGCGCCCGGTCCCGGCAACGGCGCTCGCCCAGGCCCGGGCCATGCTGGCGAAGAACCCCGCGGCAAAGTCCGTTCAGCAGGTAGCGACGGCCAACGGTGAAGACCTTACGCTTTTCGTGCCGCTCATGATGCTGCCCGCCGTCGCGCCACATCAGCACGTCTATCGCTATGCCGAATCCTCCAGTGTCGAGGTCATGGCCATGGCGCTGGTCAGCCTGCTATTCGCGGCTGGCTTCACCTGGTACCTGTATCGCCCGATCCGCCATCTCCATCTGGCCAACCGGCGGTTCGCTGCCGGTGATCTGGACACCCGTGTCGGCGGACTGATCGGCCGACGACGCGATGAAATTGCCGATCTCGGGCGGGACTTCGATGACATGGCCAGCCGCCTGCAAAGCACCATCGAGGAGAAGACCCGGCTTCTTCATGACGTTTCGCACGAATTGCGCTCCCCCCTCGCACGCATGCAGATTGCCTTGGAACTGGCCCGCCAGACCCCGGCAAAGACCGGGGAAATGCTCGACCGGATCGCTTACGAAATCGAGCGCCTGGACAAAACCCTGGGCGAAACCCTGACCCTTTCACGACTGAAATCCGTCGCCGCACTCCCCGACGAGGAGTGTTTCGACCTCGTCGAACTACTGGTGGACATCGTCGATGACGCGCGCTTCGAGACCGGCAAGAGTGGCCGAAAAATCGATTTGCAGGCCACCGGCGACGTCCTGATTGCCGGGCGCAGCGAATTGTTGCGGAGCGCCGTCGAGAACGTGATTCGCAACGCCATCCTGCACACCCCGGAAGGTTCGGCGGTCAGCATCGCACTCGGCGTTGCCGAGCCTGGCCAGGTCACGGTCAGTGTTGCCGACGGCGGACCCGGCGTCCCCGACGATGAACTCGAAACCCTGTTCGAACCCTTCGTCCGGGGACGCCGCGGCGACAAGGCAAGGGGTTACGGTCTTGGACTATCGATCGCCCGCCATGCGATCGAGGCCCACGGCGGACAGGTAAGTGCGAAAAACATCGAAGGTGGCGGTCTGTGCATCAGCATGCGCCTGCCCATTACAACCCTCGAAAACGGTGACTGA
- a CDS encoding response regulator transcription factor, translating into MPQILLVDDDQAFCHMLIEYLGGEGMAVSAVHDGETGCREATSGNFDLVLLDVMMPGISGIEVLRHIRRHGELPVLMLTAKGDDLDRIIGLELGADDYLPKPCNPRELAARLRAVLRRSGGKQEARSAEVAAGETLSLSSAKRVARWRGEALQLTSTEFNVLEVLYEHAGQIVTKAELANRVLGRTPARYDRSLDMHVSNLRRKLGKFDDGRPPIQTIHGIGYQLLRA; encoded by the coding sequence TTGCCGCAAATCTTGCTGGTTGACGACGACCAGGCCTTCTGTCACATGCTGATCGAGTATCTGGGCGGCGAAGGCATGGCAGTGTCCGCCGTCCATGATGGCGAGACCGGATGCCGCGAGGCGACCAGCGGCAATTTCGATCTGGTCCTGCTCGACGTCATGATGCCGGGCATCAGCGGCATCGAAGTACTCCGCCACATCCGTCGGCACGGCGAATTGCCGGTTCTGATGCTGACCGCCAAGGGCGATGACCTGGACCGCATCATCGGACTTGAACTGGGGGCCGACGATTACCTGCCGAAGCCCTGCAACCCGCGCGAACTGGCGGCGCGCCTGCGTGCTGTCCTGCGCCGTAGCGGAGGCAAGCAGGAAGCCCGGTCAGCCGAAGTGGCCGCTGGCGAAACCCTCTCCTTGTCCTCGGCAAAACGCGTGGCCCGTTGGCGTGGCGAGGCGCTGCAATTGACCAGTACCGAGTTCAACGTCCTTGAGGTTCTATACGAGCATGCCGGACAGATCGTTACCAAGGCGGAGCTCGCCAACCGCGTACTGGGCCGGACCCCGGCCCGCTACGACCGCAGCCTCGACATGCATGTCAGCAACCTGCGGCGCAAACTCGGAAAATTCGACGACGGCCGGCCACCGATCCAGACCATTCACGGGATTGGCTATCAGTTGCTGCGGGCATAA
- a CDS encoding c-type cytochrome encodes MNKKTYFLLSGSLILALAGSGNLHAAIDDADAEKLLKDSKCLKCHDVEKTKKGKPYKKIAAEYKGKANAMAELTKHVTEPNQVEVEGEKVDHGTVKTRDAARITNLIEWILAR; translated from the coding sequence ATGAACAAAAAGACCTATTTTCTGCTGTCCGGATCCTTGATCCTGGCGCTGGCCGGCAGCGGCAATCTCCATGCCGCGATCGACGATGCCGATGCCGAGAAATTGCTCAAGGACAGCAAGTGCCTGAAATGCCATGACGTCGAGAAAACCAAGAAAGGCAAGCCCTACAAGAAGATCGCCGCCGAATACAAAGGCAAGGCGAATGCCATGGCCGAGTTGACCAAGCATGTCACGGAACCGAATCAGGTCGAGGTTGAAGGCGAAAAGGTCGATCACGGCACCGTCAAGACACGCGACGCCGCAAGAATTACCAATCTGATCGAGTGGATATTGGCCCGCTGA
- a CDS encoding cytochrome c3 family protein, with the protein MKRFIGIAAVLLGTLLSAPIIAAPAAKSAPVGAACVSCHEAETKAHAYHGDCVSCHTSAADHAKVEEARENATAKTAKPKSVLAGLPESKQCLTCHETDRKRTHFAFAEHNKAGVQCNDCHGNHTDKVKKLNASQLKGGKTTALCATCHQDVLAKFNMPSHHPVKEGGATCTGCHDPHASKQATLGAVTEQCTSCHQAVRGPHVFEHAPVVEGCTTCHDPHGAPNRKLQTIAQPMQCLQCHSIAGNRHGLGGTSSNVAPISGSVLRDCVSCHSAIHGSSTDQHLRF; encoded by the coding sequence ATGAAACGTTTTATTGGAATTGCAGCGGTATTACTGGGGACACTGCTGTCCGCCCCCATCATCGCGGCACCTGCCGCAAAATCTGCTCCGGTTGGGGCGGCGTGCGTCAGCTGCCACGAAGCTGAAACCAAGGCTCACGCCTATCACGGCGACTGCGTCAGCTGCCATACGAGCGCGGCGGATCACGCCAAGGTCGAAGAAGCGCGCGAAAACGCCACAGCCAAGACCGCCAAACCCAAGAGTGTTTTGGCCGGTCTGCCGGAATCGAAGCAATGTCTGACCTGTCACGAGACCGATAGAAAGCGCACACACTTCGCCTTTGCCGAGCACAACAAGGCCGGCGTCCAATGTAACGACTGTCACGGCAACCACACCGACAAGGTCAAAAAGCTGAATGCATCCCAGCTCAAGGGTGGCAAAACTACGGCTCTGTGTGCAACCTGCCACCAGGACGTACTGGCCAAGTTCAACATGCCTTCGCATCATCCCGTCAAGGAAGGCGGCGCCACCTGCACCGGCTGCCATGACCCGCATGCATCCAAGCAAGCCACGCTGGGTGCGGTCACCGAGCAATGCACATCCTGCCATCAGGCTGTTCGTGGCCCCCACGTCTTCGAGCATGCACCGGTCGTCGAAGGTTGCACCACCTGCCATGATCCCCACGGCGCGCCTAATCGCAAGCTGCAAACCATCGCCCAGCCAATGCAGTGCCTGCAATGTCACTCAATTGCCGGCAACCGGCATGGCCTGGGTGGCACCTCCAGCAACGTCGCACCAATCTCCGGTTCCGTTCTGCGCGATTGCGTCAGTTGCCACAGCGCCATCCACGGCAGCTCAACTGACCAGCATCTGAGATTCTGA
- a CDS encoding MtrB/PioB family outer membrane beta-barrel protein, translating into MHAKSQKKVLALAIAGLFASPLYAAEAVSEGMAIIGEVTAKLFAFDYFKGADASRTQFLERYNYQKGIGDDNRSGAYLDLDLDIVANNGQRNVFVLKRDSFGEYNQRNILKANTDLFGVTGYYNNFRSSTAGLGFLYSPGQIPSGGVDTTYGAASQTGFVRQFNNDSLGQSVFKVDRQTYGIGVDLKPEVLGKKLNASLEYDGYARDGNRFATYVLGNGDLTGGNANKRPLRWRGFDAPIDEKMNRYTFSLNGSPGGFNLGYEGRLEKFESSRNFTIGDFGAQITAQDATVAPTNAAVARRPIQYAPDSTLISNNFRFAKSFGATSVAAGYGLSVLDQDSFSQQQQFVGYSTGKITTNSAYASVSSNIISGVGLDGFIRYNHRKNNSDFPVAGLITPTATEGLDVRINQIEALSYGISATIRPGFLKSTATLGWKHEDKDRDLTWSQWGGGVVSINQAQTLYRNDTRVDELFLKWVARPMPGLIVRVTPSYALANSTGLVTEPERALNLKTQLSYTTTKGIQTSGYYNYKRAENGKNAFTSSAAGGALGASVQQETEKTLQSAGVSVNVPVSEWINTYASFSWLQDNFSSYLMRNDARRYDAPTAAINFLAIDRPNYKIDSYVVSLGGDWQVSDPLRLNAGYTWTQSKGDTASGYVGTQLAAGNSIDGVINSNVHTLTLGVDYELKKRMKLRGTYVYDYYTDNAYTALTGAYQGLMVGVSLGF; encoded by the coding sequence ATGCATGCGAAATCACAGAAGAAAGTCCTGGCCCTCGCCATTGCCGGCCTGTTTGCCTCGCCCTTGTACGCTGCCGAAGCAGTTTCTGAAGGAATGGCCATCATCGGGGAAGTGACCGCCAAGCTCTTTGCCTTCGATTATTTCAAGGGCGCCGACGCAAGCCGTACCCAGTTTCTGGAGCGCTACAACTACCAGAAAGGCATCGGCGACGACAATCGCTCTGGCGCCTATCTCGATCTGGATCTCGATATTGTCGCTAACAATGGTCAGCGCAATGTCTTCGTTCTGAAGCGCGACAGTTTCGGCGAGTACAACCAACGCAATATCCTAAAAGCCAACACTGACCTGTTCGGGGTTACCGGCTACTACAACAATTTCCGCTCCTCCACTGCCGGACTGGGGTTTCTTTACAGCCCGGGACAAATTCCGAGCGGTGGTGTGGATACGACTTACGGAGCAGCATCTCAGACTGGCTTTGTCAGGCAATTCAACAACGACTCGCTTGGGCAAAGTGTTTTCAAGGTTGACCGTCAAACTTACGGTATTGGTGTCGATCTGAAACCTGAAGTGCTTGGCAAGAAGCTCAACGCTTCGCTGGAATACGACGGCTACGCCCGGGACGGCAATCGTTTTGCCACTTACGTGCTGGGAAACGGTGACCTGACAGGTGGCAACGCCAATAAGCGGCCGCTCCGCTGGCGCGGCTTCGATGCCCCGATCGATGAAAAAATGAACCGCTACACCTTCAGCCTGAATGGCTCGCCGGGCGGATTCAATCTGGGCTACGAAGGCCGCCTAGAAAAGTTCGAAAGTAGCCGAAACTTCACGATTGGCGATTTCGGTGCTCAGATTACCGCTCAAGATGCAACTGTCGCGCCCACCAATGCTGCTGTCGCACGCCGTCCTATTCAGTACGCTCCGGACAGCACTCTCATTTCCAACAATTTCCGTTTTGCCAAGAGCTTCGGGGCCACTTCTGTTGCTGCCGGCTATGGCCTATCTGTGCTTGATCAGGATTCGTTCTCGCAACAACAGCAGTTTGTCGGCTACAGCACCGGAAAAATCACCACCAACAGTGCCTATGCCAGCGTCAGCAGCAATATCATCAGTGGCGTTGGTCTGGATGGCTTTATCCGCTACAACCATCGTAAAAACAATTCGGACTTTCCGGTTGCCGGGCTGATCACGCCGACAGCTACTGAAGGTCTTGATGTCCGGATCAACCAGATTGAAGCCTTGAGCTATGGCATCTCTGCCACCATACGGCCCGGCTTCCTGAAATCGACGGCGACTCTTGGCTGGAAACATGAAGACAAGGATCGCGACCTGACCTGGAGTCAGTGGGGTGGTGGTGTAGTCTCGATCAACCAGGCGCAGACCCTCTACCGTAACGACACCCGCGTCGACGAGCTTTTCCTGAAGTGGGTCGCCCGACCGATGCCGGGGCTCATCGTGCGCGTCACGCCTTCCTACGCCCTGGCCAACAGCACCGGCTTGGTAACTGAACCCGAAAGGGCTCTCAATCTGAAAACCCAGCTGAGCTATACGACTACCAAGGGCATTCAGACAAGCGGTTACTACAATTACAAGCGCGCAGAAAACGGCAAAAACGCCTTTACCAGCAGCGCCGCAGGTGGTGCCCTGGGCGCGTCGGTTCAACAGGAGACCGAGAAAACGCTCCAATCGGCAGGCGTTTCGGTGAACGTGCCGGTCAGCGAATGGATCAATACCTACGCCAGTTTCTCGTGGCTTCAGGATAATTTCTCCAGCTACCTGATGCGTAATGACGCTCGTCGCTATGACGCGCCAACGGCAGCCATCAATTTTCTGGCGATCGACCGGCCAAACTACAAGATCGACAGCTATGTCGTCTCACTGGGTGGCGACTGGCAGGTCAGCGATCCGCTACGCTTGAATGCCGGTTATACCTGGACCCAATCGAAGGGCGATACGGCTTCCGGTTACGTCGGTACGCAACTGGCCGCCGGCAACAGCATCGACGGCGTGATCAACAGCAACGTTCATACGCTGACCCTTGGCGTGGACTACGAGTTGAAAAAGCGGATGAAACTGCGAGGCACCTATGTCTATGACTACTACACCGACAACGCCTACACAGCCCTGACCGGGGCTTATCAAGGCCTTATGGTTGGTGTTTCGCTGGGCTTTTGA
- a CDS encoding cytochrome b/b6 domain-containing protein — translation MLSTKSLRPLLGGFLLSVALFSGAAGATPAASDKLDNATCLSCHDGKKGKLEVDGADGEKRALLSVRDAAFGKSVHAKMECIACHSDIKDNKAPHEKSGPAAKVDCVQCHTELWENARKEGRATEKPRLGLIVENIEAHKKSFHGRANEDDPSRINAACDQCHDTHSFNIPTKDSPDYAEWRLTTPKVCANSCHEEQLEEYAASAHGAAVLDKGDAKAAVCVDCHTSHAIGATAASPVRLAITERCGNCHEANLKSYRATYHGQVGALGHAYTAKCFDCHGSHGILKADNEDSSIHPNNLLETCQKCHTDKKPGMRTATAGFVSFGPHAHGGDFKKYPEMWIATKFMVGLLIFVFAFFWAHSGLWYYREWKDRKQGKRAVHVKTEGLDLDETKHFKRFPWGWRIAHLAFALVTMTLVLTGTSALFAESSWAPVVSNALGGPRQLGLIHRIAAALFVGIFLIHFVYVMQKLLRDKTFRWFGPDSLIPNWKDLADCWGMFKWFFGKGPRPQFDRWAYFEKFDYWAVFWGVNIIGWSGLMLAFPHITATYLPGWVFNVGTLVHGEEAFLAAVFLFTVHFFNNHFRPDKLPPPDIVMFTGTQSIEEFRHDHPAQYQRLVDAGELEKYLVDAPSAPLALGSKILGLVLIAAGLILLALVSIGFFGG, via the coding sequence ATGCTTAGCACCAAATCCCTCCGCCCGCTGCTTGGCGGATTCCTCTTGAGTGTTGCCCTGTTTTCAGGGGCGGCTGGCGCCACGCCGGCCGCTAGCGACAAACTCGACAATGCAACCTGTCTTTCCTGCCACGACGGAAAGAAAGGCAAGTTGGAAGTCGATGGGGCAGACGGCGAAAAACGTGCCTTGCTATCGGTTCGCGACGCTGCTTTCGGCAAGAGTGTGCATGCAAAAATGGAATGTATCGCTTGCCACAGCGACATCAAGGACAATAAGGCGCCGCACGAAAAAAGCGGGCCGGCGGCAAAAGTTGACTGCGTCCAGTGTCACACCGAGCTCTGGGAAAATGCCCGGAAAGAGGGTAGGGCTACCGAAAAGCCGCGCCTGGGCCTGATCGTAGAAAATATTGAAGCCCACAAGAAATCCTTTCATGGCCGAGCCAACGAGGATGACCCGTCGCGAATCAACGCCGCCTGCGACCAGTGCCACGATACGCATAGCTTCAATATCCCCACAAAGGACAGCCCGGACTATGCCGAATGGCGACTGACCACCCCCAAGGTCTGCGCCAATAGCTGTCACGAGGAGCAACTCGAAGAATATGCAGCCTCGGCACATGGAGCGGCGGTACTGGACAAGGGGGATGCCAAGGCTGCTGTCTGCGTCGATTGCCATACCAGCCACGCCATCGGTGCCACTGCAGCATCTCCAGTCAGGCTGGCAATTACCGAGCGTTGCGGCAACTGCCATGAAGCAAACCTGAAGAGCTACCGGGCAACCTATCACGGCCAAGTTGGTGCTCTGGGGCACGCCTACACGGCCAAGTGTTTCGACTGTCACGGCAGCCACGGTATTCTCAAGGCTGACAACGAGGACTCATCGATTCACCCGAACAATCTGCTGGAAACCTGCCAGAAGTGCCACACCGACAAGAAGCCCGGGATGCGGACGGCGACCGCCGGCTTCGTCAGCTTCGGGCCCCACGCCCATGGTGGTGATTTCAAGAAATACCCCGAAATGTGGATTGCCACGAAATTCATGGTCGGTCTGCTGATCTTCGTCTTTGCCTTCTTTTGGGCGCATTCCGGCCTCTGGTATTACCGTGAATGGAAGGACCGCAAGCAGGGCAAACGCGCCGTTCATGTCAAGACCGAGGGCCTCGATCTCGACGAAACCAAACATTTCAAGCGCTTCCCCTGGGGGTGGCGTATCGCTCACCTGGCCTTTGCCCTGGTCACGATGACTCTGGTGCTGACCGGAACTTCCGCCCTCTTTGCTGAAAGCAGCTGGGCGCCGGTTGTTTCGAACGCCTTGGGCGGACCGCGGCAGCTCGGCCTGATTCATCGCATTGCCGCGGCACTGTTTGTTGGAATCTTCCTGATCCACTTCGTCTATGTCATGCAGAAGCTGTTGCGCGACAAGACTTTCCGCTGGTTTGGCCCGGATTCGCTGATTCCGAATTGGAAGGACTTGGCCGACTGCTGGGGCATGTTCAAGTGGTTCTTCGGCAAGGGGCCGCGGCCACAGTTCGACCGCTGGGCCTACTTCGAGAAGTTCGACTACTGGGCCGTCTTCTGGGGGGTGAACATCATCGGCTGGAGCGGCCTGATGCTGGCTTTTCCGCATATCACGGCGACTTACCTGCCGGGCTGGGTGTTCAACGTCGGGACGCTGGTTCACGGCGAGGAGGCTTTCCTGGCCGCCGTCTTCCTGTTCACTGTGCATTTCTTTAACAATCATTTCCGTCCGGACAAGCTGCCGCCACCGGATATCGTGATGTTCACCGGCACGCAGTCGATCGAGGAATTCCGCCACGACCACCCGGCCCAGTACCAGCGCCTGGTTGATGCTGGCGAACTGGAGAAGTATCTGGTCGATGCCCCGTCGGCGCCGCTGGCCCTGGGTTCGAAGATTCTCGGACTGGTCCTGATTGCCGCCGGCCTGATTTTGCTGGCACTGGTCAGCATAGGCTTCTTCGGCGGCTAG
- the ccmA gene encoding cytochrome c biogenesis heme-transporting ATPase CcmA, whose product MLEADNLECVRGERRLFKGLGFRLEAGELLYLQGKNGAGKTSLLRMLIGLLPPEAGEIRWKGKSIKSDEFRADLCYLGHLNAIKEELTPLENLLAAARLAEEDLSEDDAIDALEQVGLAGREDLACKYLSQGQKRRVALARLVKEKRPLWILDEPFVALDVAAVDWLAGIISGHLQRGGLAVMTTHQLVTIPAGKVRELRLS is encoded by the coding sequence ATGCTCGAAGCTGACAATCTGGAATGCGTGCGTGGCGAGCGCCGCCTGTTCAAGGGCCTCGGCTTTCGGCTGGAGGCTGGCGAATTGCTCTACCTGCAAGGCAAGAACGGCGCCGGCAAGACCAGCCTGTTGCGCATGCTGATCGGCCTGCTGCCGCCGGAAGCTGGCGAAATTCGCTGGAAGGGCAAATCGATCAAGTCCGACGAGTTTCGCGCCGACCTCTGCTATCTCGGGCATTTGAACGCCATCAAGGAAGAATTGACGCCGCTGGAAAACCTGCTCGCTGCCGCCCGTCTGGCCGAGGAGGATCTCTCCGAGGACGATGCCATCGATGCGCTGGAACAGGTCGGACTGGCCGGCCGTGAGGATCTCGCCTGCAAATATCTCTCGCAAGGCCAGAAGCGACGGGTCGCCCTGGCCCGCCTGGTCAAGGAAAAACGCCCTTTGTGGATACTCGATGAACCCTTCGTTGCGCTCGACGTGGCGGCGGTGGACTGGTTGGCCGGTATCATTTCCGGCCATCTGCAACGCGGCGGTCTGGCCGTGATGACGACCCACCAGCTGGTTACCATTCCGGCCGGCAAGGTCCGCGAATTGCGGCTCTCCTGA
- the ccmC gene encoding heme ABC transporter permease CcmC, with product MKDRFNLYRFASPATFYPLAGAMIPYFVAVSVVFGLAGLWLGMLVAPTDFQQGEGYRIIFIHVPASWMSMFIYLVMAFWAAIGLAFNTRLSGMMAQALAPTGALMAFLSLWTGALWGKPMWGAWWVWDARLTSELILLFLYIGYMALTAAIDDARRADKAGALLLLVGVVNIPIIYFSVKWWNTLHQGSSINLTKSSMATTMLWGMLLMAMCFWMYSIAVALMRARTIMLERERNNDWVKAVLAGGEK from the coding sequence ATGAAAGACCGCTTCAATCTTTACCGCTTTGCCTCGCCGGCGACGTTCTACCCCCTGGCCGGTGCGATGATTCCTTATTTCGTCGCCGTTTCGGTTGTCTTCGGTCTCGCCGGGCTGTGGCTCGGCATGCTGGTGGCGCCGACCGACTTTCAGCAGGGTGAGGGCTACCGGATCATCTTCATCCACGTCCCGGCGTCCTGGATGTCGATGTTCATCTACTTGGTGATGGCCTTCTGGGCCGCCATCGGCCTCGCCTTCAACACCCGTCTGTCGGGCATGATGGCCCAGGCCCTGGCCCCGACCGGCGCGCTGATGGCCTTCCTCTCGCTGTGGACCGGTGCCTTGTGGGGCAAACCGATGTGGGGTGCCTGGTGGGTCTGGGATGCCCGGCTGACCTCCGAACTGATCCTGCTTTTCCTCTATATCGGCTACATGGCGCTGACCGCGGCGATCGACGATGCCCGCCGCGCCGACAAGGCTGGGGCGCTGTTGCTGCTGGTCGGCGTCGTCAACATCCCGATCATCTATTTCTCGGTGAAATGGTGGAACACCCTGCACCAGGGCTCCAGCATCAACCTGACCAAGTCCTCGATGGCGACCACGATGCTCTGGGGCATGCTGCTGATGGCGATGTGTTTCTGGATGTATTCGATTGCCGTGGCCTTGATGCGGGCGCGTACCATCATGCTCGAACGCGAGCGCAACAACGACTGGGTCAAGGCCGTGCTGGCCGGAGGTGAAAAATGA
- the ccmE gene encoding cytochrome c maturation protein CcmE — MKSRHKKLALIGGALVIFGIIVWLVLNALNSNIALFKSPTEVASGQYPKNQVFRIGGLVKESSLAREADGVTVRFVVTDNEKDVTVNYKGILPDLFKEGKGVVAQGKLTTEGTFIANEVLAKHDENYMPPEAAQAVGDAHARAAEKKAAAEAAGTPPKPGTSY, encoded by the coding sequence ATGAAATCCCGTCACAAGAAACTCGCCCTGATCGGTGGCGCCCTGGTCATCTTCGGCATCATTGTTTGGCTTGTGCTGAATGCGCTGAACAGCAATATCGCGTTGTTTAAGTCGCCCACCGAGGTGGCATCGGGCCAGTATCCGAAGAATCAAGTCTTCCGCATCGGTGGTCTGGTCAAGGAAAGCAGCCTGGCCCGCGAGGCCGACGGCGTGACCGTCCGTTTTGTCGTTACCGACAACGAAAAGGACGTCACGGTGAACTACAAGGGCATCCTTCCTGACTTGTTCAAGGAAGGGAAGGGCGTTGTTGCCCAGGGCAAGCTGACCACTGAAGGCACCTTCATTGCCAACGAGGTATTGGCCAAGCACGACGAAAACTACATGCCGCCGGAGGCCGCTCAGGCCGTCGGCGACGCTCACGCCCGGGCGGCCGAAAAGAAGGCCGCGGCTGAAGCGGCCGGTACCCCGCCCAAACCCGGCACGAGCTACTGA